GTATGAAGATCATCCGCCACATGCTTGCAAAGATCGAGACATACTCAAGAGAGGACGGGATCGAATATACTTTCGAACAGACACCTGCAGAGAGCACCGCACACCGACTGGCAATGCTTGACCGATCCCGGTTCGGCGATAAAGCACATGTGCAGGGAACTGATCGTGATGCTTACTACACGAATTCCACGCATGTGCCCTACAGCTCAAGTATATCCCTTGCAGAGAAAATAAAGATAGAAGCAGCTTTCCATCCATATTTTACCGGAGGCACCATCAGTCACATCTGGATGGGGGAGAGTTTCCCGGACCCGGAAGGAATGAGCGAACTGATACAGAAACTTGCAGGGACGGAACTTGCTTACTTCTGCTTCTCACCTGACTTCTCGGTCTGCGAGAACCGGCATGTCTCACGTGGAATGAACCTTAAGTGCCCCATCTGCAATAAGCCTGCAATTGACCATGTTTCAAGGGTCACAGGCTATTTCGGACACGTGAAACAGTGGAACCCCGGAAAACAGAAAGAGTATGAGGAAAGGCACCGCTACAACCTCCATGAAAAACACTAAATAAAGATGCCTGCATCATCTATCGCATGGAAGATGCAATAAAAAGGGCATTTGCATGGACAGAGGTGCAGGATGCATCCGGTACAAAGGAACTTGCACGCCTTATTACTGCATGCAGGATCTGGAATGTTGAAAATGACTATTCTTCCCGACTAGTACAGCTCAGAAGTGAAGATAACTGGGAAGGGTCCATAAGGGAAACCTCAAGAGCCTGTTCAGCCCTTGCAGCATTGGACATTGGATCGAATATTAATAGCAACTTTAACATCGGGGATAGCCTGCACTGGATGGCCTCCAGACAACAGGACAACGGGTCCTGGGATAATGATGTTTATGACACCACCTACGCCCTGATAGCACTGGCAGATATGGATGTTCACGAGCCGAATGGCTGCAGGTGGCTTGTTGAGAACTATGGTGAGAAATGGGAACATGTGGGAACCACCTCTCTTATCATAACTGCCCTGATAAAACAAAGTGACCTCGTTCAAACTAATATGTATCCGGATTTCGTCAGGGAACGTGCCGGATGGATATTCTCAGAAAGGAACGAGGATGGAGGGTGGAAATTCATATCCACAAGCAACCTCGTTATCCAGGCATTGTCCATTGCAGGGTTCAATAAAGAGCTTGAAAGATCAGGGGAATGGCTGCTTAGGAAGCAAAATCCAAATGGTTCATGGGGAAAAGGAGAAGGCGACATTACAGCAACCGCACTCTCGCTTATAACGCTGGGATTTTTGAAGGACAATCTAATAAATAAGAGGAAGTAAGAGAAACTAAAAGAGAGTCAGAAAAAGAAAGATTAATACGCTACAGATCGCAATTATATTGAAGGACAGTACCGATCCGCGTTTAAGGCCATGGATGTGGAGCATAAATGGATAAGAGATTTATCAAATATCACCCGGAAACAAATACATACATCGTTCGCAGGAAAGCATTCTTTGAAGACAGTGTCAGGATAGATGGTAACATGATCATCGGTTCAGGTGCAAACTTCTGGAAGGACCTTGAGGTAACCGGGTCTCTTGAACTTGGTAAAGCTTCCCTTGTAAAAGGAAGCGTCAAAGCCAGCGATGCACTGATCAGCACACGCTGTGAGATCAGAGGGAATGTTGATGTTGTCCACAACCTTACGATGCTTGACAATGTAGAGGTCGCAGGCCATGCAATATGCGGAAATCAGATGTCCATCAGACCCGGCTGTAAGGTGGCTTTTGCAAAAGCTGATAAAGCGCTTGAGCTTATCGGGAAAGTTGACATAAAAGAAATTGAATCCGGAACAAAACTCGTTGTCCGTTCCG
This genomic stretch from Methanococcoides sp. LMO-2 harbors:
- a CDS encoding prenyltransferase/squalene oxidase repeat-containing protein; translated protein: MEDAIKRAFAWTEVQDASGTKELARLITACRIWNVENDYSSRLVQLRSEDNWEGSIRETSRACSALAALDIGSNINSNFNIGDSLHWMASRQQDNGSWDNDVYDTTYALIALADMDVHEPNGCRWLVENYGEKWEHVGTTSLIITALIKQSDLVQTNMYPDFVRERAGWIFSERNEDGGWKFISTSNLVIQALSIAGFNKELERSGEWLLRKQNPNGSWGKGEGDITATALSLITLGFLKDNLINKRK
- a CDS encoding polymer-forming cytoskeletal protein is translated as MDKRFIKYHPETNTYIVRRKAFFEDSVRIDGNMIIGSGANFWKDLEVTGSLELGKASLVKGSVKASDALISTRCEIRGNVDVVHNLTMLDNVEVAGHAICGNQMSIRPGCKVAFAKADKALELIGKVDIKEIESGTKLVVRSDM